The following are from one region of the Sandaracinaceae bacterium genome:
- a CDS encoding beta-N-acetylglucosaminidase domain-containing protein yields MTRTTFTALLCVLLAVGCDAPSGPAHLTPRWNGVIEGFYGPPYRHAERLQILAFVAEHGLDTYLYAPKQDPYHRDEWRTPYPASEAADLAALITRGSELGVRVVLAIAPGGDYDGSSADEQALRAKLDQLLDLGARDVCVLFDDVASSSPVAEPVAQVAVLRLAYDHVHARAPEATLCFIGPYYFGTAEQLANGDTPPFPFEYEHPSHAYYAAYRALPRDMPILWTGRHVVPSELTGEEVHAMRAFVDRPLLLWDNLPVNDVVLAGDVFLGPWQRPGADLARESDGVLLNLMTSPRGSLVMVGAAARTLRDGTATDEAWALGAADADAFLDSDDVLQRLAAYYRSHPFLPDTRDAMVLSERMEAWWADPNATTEAALRAELSAAIALADDVAALSDPSLAAELAPPATNVQAAASHALAALEAVVSQRGGGTPDRAGLSLRREALRTLRPQPGGHAPLPNLVARFITDAPPVRVDVFGAFMDRALDEL; encoded by the coding sequence GTGACCCGCACCACGTTCACCGCGCTGCTGTGCGTGCTCCTCGCTGTGGGGTGCGACGCCCCTTCAGGCCCCGCCCACCTCACGCCGCGCTGGAACGGCGTGATCGAGGGCTTCTATGGCCCACCCTACCGGCACGCGGAGCGCCTTCAGATCCTGGCGTTCGTCGCGGAGCATGGGCTCGACACGTACCTCTATGCGCCCAAGCAAGACCCGTATCACCGGGACGAGTGGCGCACGCCGTACCCCGCCTCGGAGGCCGCCGACTTGGCCGCGCTCATCACGCGAGGGAGCGAGCTGGGTGTGCGTGTGGTGCTGGCCATCGCGCCGGGCGGTGACTACGACGGCAGCTCGGCAGACGAGCAGGCGCTGCGCGCGAAGCTGGACCAGCTGCTGGACCTCGGGGCGCGCGACGTGTGCGTGCTGTTCGACGACGTGGCCAGTAGCTCCCCCGTGGCGGAGCCCGTGGCGCAGGTCGCGGTGCTGAGGTTGGCGTACGACCACGTCCACGCGCGCGCGCCGGAGGCCACGCTGTGCTTCATCGGCCCGTACTACTTCGGCACCGCCGAGCAGCTGGCCAACGGAGACACGCCGCCCTTCCCGTTCGAGTACGAGCACCCCTCGCACGCCTACTACGCCGCGTACCGCGCGCTGCCGCGCGACATGCCCATCCTCTGGACCGGGCGGCACGTGGTCCCCTCGGAGCTGACCGGCGAAGAGGTGCACGCCATGCGGGCCTTCGTGGACCGGCCGCTGCTGCTCTGGGACAACCTGCCCGTCAACGACGTGGTGCTGGCAGGCGACGTGTTCCTGGGGCCTTGGCAGCGGCCCGGGGCCGACCTCGCGCGGGAGTCCGATGGCGTGCTGCTGAACCTGATGACGTCGCCGCGCGGGAGCTTGGTGATGGTGGGTGCGGCGGCGCGCACGCTGCGGGACGGCACGGCCACCGACGAAGCCTGGGCGCTGGGCGCGGCGGACGCCGACGCGTTCCTGGACAGCGATGACGTGCTCCAGCGGCTCGCTGCGTACTACCGGTCCCACCCGTTCCTGCCGGACACGCGCGACGCCATGGTGCTCAGCGAGCGCATGGAGGCGTGGTGGGCCGATCCCAACGCCACCACCGAGGCGGCGCTGCGGGCCGAGCTGAGCGCCGCCATCGCGTTGGCCGATGACGTGGCGGCGCTGTCCGACCCTTCGCTTGCGGCAGAGCTGGCGCCGCCTGCGACGAACGTGCAGGCCGCCGCGTCCCACGCCCTCGCGGCCCTCGAGGCCGTGGTCAGCCAGCGAGGCGGGGGCACGCCGGATCGGGCCGGCCTTTCGCTGCGCCGAGAAGCGCTGCGCACGCTGCGACCCCAGCCTGGCGGGCACGCGCCCCTCCCCAACCTGGTGGCGCGCTTCATCACGGACGCGCCGCCGGTGAGGGTGGACGTGTTCGGGGCCTTCATGGACCGCGCGCTCGACGAGCTGTGA